The following proteins are co-located in the Solenopsis invicta isolate M01_SB chromosome 7, UNIL_Sinv_3.0, whole genome shotgun sequence genome:
- the LOC113004479 gene encoding dimethylaniline monooxygenase [N-oxide-forming] 2, with translation MRIAVIGAGAAGLAALHNCISGTYGDQVVCYEKTDQIGGTWVYREETGSDRYGLPIHTSMYKSLRTNLPKEVMGYPDFPIPEKPESYLSRMEILHFLNEYCDHFALRPYIRLLHHVELVEPAAGDRKWSVKVKDLQKDTVATEPFDAVMVCNGHYFEPRIPNISGQNVFAGKQIHSHDYRVPEFFDGKNVVVLGAGPSGMDLALEISKNANRVILSHHLTETIATVFPENVVQKADVVELTEREAVFADGTREQVDVVFYCTGYKYSFPFLAKSCGVRVDDNMVTPLWKHLVSIENPTLALIGLPFYVCAFSMFDLQARFVLRHWHGERQFPARADMLRSEAEEAAKRVERGLKKRHFHMMGPEQGHYYDDLANVAGVTALPSVLTKLHNESSMRFLDDLVHYRQDRYRIIDDYNFVQLNAAAADTD, from the exons ATGAGAATCGCCGTAATCGGCGCTGGAGCCGCGGGGCTCGCTGCACTCCACAATTGTATTTCCGGTACTTACGGCGATCAAGTGGTGTGTTACGAAAAAACAGATCAAATCGGTGGAACCTGGGTCTACCGGGAGGAAACTGGTTCCGATAGATACGGTTTGCCGATTCACACTAGCATGTACAAAAGCCTCAG AACTAATTTACCAAAGGAAGTAATGGGTTATCCGGATTTTCCGATACCGGAAAAACCTGAGAGCTACCTGTCGCGCATGGAGATACTGCATTTCCTGAATGAGTATTGTGATCATTTTGCGCTACGTCCTTACATTCGG CTGCTGCACCATGTAGAGCTGGTGGAGCCGGCTGCAGGAGACCGGAAGTGGTCGGTCAAGGTCAAGGACTTGCAGAAAGACACGGTCGCGACCGAGCCGTTTGACGCAGTCATGGTGTGCAACGGCCATTACTTCGAACCTAGGATCCCGAATATATCTGGCCAGAATGTCTTCGCAGGCAAACAGATACACAGCCACGATTACAGAGTTCCCGAGTTTTTCGACGGCAAGAACGTCGTCGTCTTGGGAGCTGGACCTTCCg GTATGGATTTGGCGTTGGAAATATCCAAGAATGCGAATCGCGTGATTCTGAGTCATCACCTGACCGAGACCATCGCCACCGTGTTCCCCGAGAATGTCGTGCAG AAAGCTGACGTAGTAGAATTGACGGAACGCGAAGCAGTTTTTGCGGATGGGACGAGGGAGCAGGTCGATGTCGTCTTCTATTGTACAG GCTACAAGTACAGCTTTCCCTTTCTCGCCAAATCTTGTGGGGTTCGAGTGGATGATAACATGGTCACGCCTCTTTGGAAACATCTGGTGTCCATAGAGAACCCTACTCTGGCATTAATTGGTCTTCCGTTTTACGTTTGCGCCTTTAGTATGTTCGATTTGCAg GCGCGATTCGTCCTACGACACTGGCACGGCGAGAGGCAGTTTCCCGCGCGAGCGGATATGCTGCGCTCCGAGGCGGAGGAGGCGGCGAAACGCGTCGAGAGAGGTTTGAAGAAGAGGCACTTTCACATGATGGGCCCGGAGCAAGGTCACTATTACGACGACCTGGCGAACGTCGCGGGGGTCACGGCGCTGCCATCCGTGCTGACGAAGCTCCACAACGAGAGCAGCATGCGCTTCCTGGACGACCTGGTGCACTATCGGCAGGACCGCTACAGGATCATCGACGATTACAATTTCGTTCAGCTTAACGCTGCAGCGGCAGACAcggattaa
- the LOC105199781 gene encoding RNA exonuclease 4 isoform X1, which translates to MTLYMHIYVLWIVLVVLQFRIPRDTLECTIFVQRMDNVSTSTNKKKKNRMARQLAPSTERKTSGCNWETYKNLFSKTKMEESTIEKDISQNRHPKLKKVYTTPLYMEPQKENAKYKEDKKKENKSLTKQLAMDCEMVGIGDGTESMIARVSIVNKYGNCVYDKYVKPREKVVDYRTAISGIRPEHIQNGESFSVVQKEVAEILKGCILVGHALKHDLKVLYLSHPRRYWRDTSKYKPFRQISKGNTPSLKRLAHELLGKEIQVGEHNSVEDARTAMQLYMLYKNKWESERKH; encoded by the exons ATGactttatatatgcatatatatgttCTGTGGATTGTGCTGGTTGTGCTACAGTTTAGAATTCCACGAGATACGTTAGAATGTACTATATTTGTTCAAAG aaTGGACAATGTATCGACcagtacaaataaaaagaagaaaaacagaaTGGCAAGACAACTTGCTCCAAGCACCGAACGGAAGACATCTGGATGCAATTGGGAGACATATAAGAATTTGTTTTCCAAGACGAAGATGGAAGAAAGTACCATAGAGAAAGACATCTCACAGAATAGGCatccaaagttaaaaaaagtatacacTACTCCACTTTATAtg GAGCCACAGAAGGAAAATGCCAAGTATAAAGAGGACAAGAAGAAAGAGAACAAGAGTCTGACAAAACAACTCGCCATGGATTGTGAAATGGTCGGAATTGGCGATGGCACAGAGAGCATGATTGCTCGAGTgtcaattgtaaataaatatggcAACTGCGTATACGACAAATACGTTAAGCCGAGGGAGAAGGTTGTAGATTACAGAACGGCGATCAGTGGCATCCGACCGGAGCACATACAGAATGGAGAGAGCTTCAGCGTCGTGCAGAAGGAAGTGGCGGAAATCTTAAAGGGTTGCATTCTAGTGGGTCACGCGTTAAAGCACGATCTCAAAGTGCTTTACTTGTCACACCCACGAAGGTATTGGCGGGACACCTCTAAATATAAACCCTTCCGTCAGATATCCAAGGGAAACACTCCCAGTCTGAAGAGGCTCGCGCATGAATTGTTAGGCAAAGAGATACAAGTTGGCGAGCACAATTCCGTGGAAGACGCTAGGACGGCGATGCAATTGTATATGCTGTATAAAAATAAGTGGGAATCGGAAAGAAAACATTGA
- the LOC105199781 gene encoding RNA exonuclease 4 isoform X2: MLFLIIFVCFVVWILIRMDNVSTSTNKKKKNRMARQLAPSTERKTSGCNWETYKNLFSKTKMEESTIEKDISQNRHPKLKKVYTTPLYMEPQKENAKYKEDKKKENKSLTKQLAMDCEMVGIGDGTESMIARVSIVNKYGNCVYDKYVKPREKVVDYRTAISGIRPEHIQNGESFSVVQKEVAEILKGCILVGHALKHDLKVLYLSHPRRYWRDTSKYKPFRQISKGNTPSLKRLAHELLGKEIQVGEHNSVEDARTAMQLYMLYKNKWESERKH, translated from the exons ATGTTATTCTTAATAATCTTTGTGTGTTTCGTTGTTTGGATACTAATCAG aaTGGACAATGTATCGACcagtacaaataaaaagaagaaaaacagaaTGGCAAGACAACTTGCTCCAAGCACCGAACGGAAGACATCTGGATGCAATTGGGAGACATATAAGAATTTGTTTTCCAAGACGAAGATGGAAGAAAGTACCATAGAGAAAGACATCTCACAGAATAGGCatccaaagttaaaaaaagtatacacTACTCCACTTTATAtg GAGCCACAGAAGGAAAATGCCAAGTATAAAGAGGACAAGAAGAAAGAGAACAAGAGTCTGACAAAACAACTCGCCATGGATTGTGAAATGGTCGGAATTGGCGATGGCACAGAGAGCATGATTGCTCGAGTgtcaattgtaaataaatatggcAACTGCGTATACGACAAATACGTTAAGCCGAGGGAGAAGGTTGTAGATTACAGAACGGCGATCAGTGGCATCCGACCGGAGCACATACAGAATGGAGAGAGCTTCAGCGTCGTGCAGAAGGAAGTGGCGGAAATCTTAAAGGGTTGCATTCTAGTGGGTCACGCGTTAAAGCACGATCTCAAAGTGCTTTACTTGTCACACCCACGAAGGTATTGGCGGGACACCTCTAAATATAAACCCTTCCGTCAGATATCCAAGGGAAACACTCCCAGTCTGAAGAGGCTCGCGCATGAATTGTTAGGCAAAGAGATACAAGTTGGCGAGCACAATTCCGTGGAAGACGCTAGGACGGCGATGCAATTGTATATGCTGTATAAAAATAAGTGGGAATCGGAAAGAAAACATTGA
- the LOC105199781 gene encoding RNA exonuclease 4 isoform X3 translates to MDNVSTSTNKKKKNRMARQLAPSTERKTSGCNWETYKNLFSKTKMEESTIEKDISQNRHPKLKKVYTTPLYMEPQKENAKYKEDKKKENKSLTKQLAMDCEMVGIGDGTESMIARVSIVNKYGNCVYDKYVKPREKVVDYRTAISGIRPEHIQNGESFSVVQKEVAEILKGCILVGHALKHDLKVLYLSHPRRYWRDTSKYKPFRQISKGNTPSLKRLAHELLGKEIQVGEHNSVEDARTAMQLYMLYKNKWESERKH, encoded by the exons aTGGACAATGTATCGACcagtacaaataaaaagaagaaaaacagaaTGGCAAGACAACTTGCTCCAAGCACCGAACGGAAGACATCTGGATGCAATTGGGAGACATATAAGAATTTGTTTTCCAAGACGAAGATGGAAGAAAGTACCATAGAGAAAGACATCTCACAGAATAGGCatccaaagttaaaaaaagtatacacTACTCCACTTTATAtg GAGCCACAGAAGGAAAATGCCAAGTATAAAGAGGACAAGAAGAAAGAGAACAAGAGTCTGACAAAACAACTCGCCATGGATTGTGAAATGGTCGGAATTGGCGATGGCACAGAGAGCATGATTGCTCGAGTgtcaattgtaaataaatatggcAACTGCGTATACGACAAATACGTTAAGCCGAGGGAGAAGGTTGTAGATTACAGAACGGCGATCAGTGGCATCCGACCGGAGCACATACAGAATGGAGAGAGCTTCAGCGTCGTGCAGAAGGAAGTGGCGGAAATCTTAAAGGGTTGCATTCTAGTGGGTCACGCGTTAAAGCACGATCTCAAAGTGCTTTACTTGTCACACCCACGAAGGTATTGGCGGGACACCTCTAAATATAAACCCTTCCGTCAGATATCCAAGGGAAACACTCCCAGTCTGAAGAGGCTCGCGCATGAATTGTTAGGCAAAGAGATACAAGTTGGCGAGCACAATTCCGTGGAAGACGCTAGGACGGCGATGCAATTGTATATGCTGTATAAAAATAAGTGGGAATCGGAAAGAAAACATTGA